In Sulfuracidifex metallicus DSM 6482 = JCM 9184, a single window of DNA contains:
- a CDS encoding succinate dehydrogenase/fumarate reductase iron-sulfur subunit, producing MEPKSSAIRNEEKEIIVKVKRFSPDKGEWWQEYKLTVDRFTQMTEVLRRIKTEQDPSLSYRAACHMAVCGSCGMKINGAPMLACKTLALQLINEYGSNVITLEPMEWFPRVKDLVVDLDDFYERMYKVKPRLYPSKEVLDGKAEHRLVPEDQRELWKFAQCIWCGLCVSSCPSVKNDPEFLGPAAHAKGYRFLADPRDTITEERMKILIDSSWRCTYCYQCFNVCPRDIEPVTTIKKTRAWSSKMKDKTKVVETGEKHVNAIADTIRRSGKLLEAEVYLRTYGLVQAMTDMVFMIKSGRMKYALIKEVPIKGLNDIEKIMTLGENE from the coding sequence ACCTAAATCCTCCGCAATAAGAAACGAGGAAAAGGAAATCATAGTTAAGGTAAAGAGGTTCTCTCCAGACAAGGGAGAATGGTGGCAGGAATACAAGCTAACGGTAGATCGTTTTACACAAATGACCGAAGTACTCAGGAGAATAAAGACGGAGCAGGATCCATCCTTATCTTATAGAGCAGCTTGTCACATGGCTGTTTGCGGAAGCTGTGGAATGAAAATTAATGGTGCTCCTATGTTAGCTTGTAAGACCTTGGCATTACAGTTAATCAATGAATACGGATCTAACGTAATAACCTTGGAACCCATGGAATGGTTCCCTAGAGTTAAGGATTTGGTGGTGGATCTTGACGACTTCTACGAAAGGATGTATAAGGTCAAACCTAGATTATATCCATCAAAGGAAGTTCTGGACGGCAAAGCTGAACATCGTTTAGTTCCAGAGGATCAAAGGGAATTGTGGAAGTTCGCTCAGTGTATATGGTGCGGGTTATGTGTTTCTTCATGTCCCTCGGTAAAGAACGATCCAGAATTCCTTGGCCCAGCGGCCCACGCTAAGGGATATAGGTTCCTTGCAGATCCAAGAGATACTATAACCGAAGAAAGAATGAAAATATTGATAGATAGTTCCTGGCGTTGTACATATTGTTATCAATGCTTCAACGTATGTCCAAGGGATATAGAGCCAGTTACAACCATAAAGAAAACAAGGGCATGGAGCAGCAAGATGAAGGATAAGACGAAGGTAGTGGAAACTGGAGAGAAACATGTAAACGCCATAGCCGACACAATAAGGAGATCTGGGAAGCTGCTCGAAGCTGAAGTCTATCTAAGAACATATGGCCTAGTTCAAGCAATGACTGACATGGTGTTTATGATAAAGAGCGGTAGAATGAAGTATGCTTTGATTAAGGAAGTGCCTATCAAAGGCTTAAATGATATAGAGAAAATAATGACCCTTGGTGAAAATGAATGA
- a CDS encoding CoB--CoM heterodisulfide reductase iron-sulfur subunit B family protein → MKVAYYPGCATHGLSKDVDIATKRVAEVLGIELVEVEDWNCCGGGFLDEKDEEAHVALNLRNLSNVEKMGLDKMVTPCSVCLGSHRLATYKYNENKDLRKRVNKRIEGTSINYNNKATAEHLVWVLVRDVGIETIKNHITKQLTGLKVGSYYGCQMLRPEQIMGFELSFKPHSLQDLISVTGATPVPFPMMTACCGFPLMGSNPKGGLKLAFNVLNSAKTSGADIMIHPCSLCHLQLDTLQDKVKSEFKVSWTLPAIYVTQLLGLSFGLSPEELGIGNYAKEILKQKGVI, encoded by the coding sequence ATGAAGGTTGCATACTATCCTGGTTGTGCGACTCACGGCCTATCAAAGGACGTGGATATTGCTACAAAAAGGGTAGCTGAAGTCTTAGGAATTGAGCTGGTAGAGGTTGAAGACTGGAACTGCTGTGGAGGAGGTTTCCTTGATGAGAAGGATGAGGAAGCTCATGTTGCTCTGAACTTGAGAAATCTTTCCAATGTAGAGAAAATGGGACTGGACAAGATGGTAACTCCGTGTAGCGTTTGTTTGGGTAGCCACAGATTAGCAACCTATAAGTACAACGAAAATAAGGACTTAAGGAAGAGAGTAAATAAAAGAATTGAAGGAACTTCGATCAATTACAATAACAAGGCAACAGCGGAACATCTAGTCTGGGTCCTAGTGAGGGATGTTGGAATTGAAACTATTAAGAATCACATTACAAAACAACTGACAGGATTGAAGGTAGGATCCTATTATGGTTGTCAAATGCTTAGACCAGAGCAGATCATGGGATTTGAACTCTCCTTTAAACCTCACTCTCTCCAAGATCTAATATCAGTTACTGGAGCTACTCCCGTTCCTTTCCCCATGATGACTGCGTGTTGCGGATTTCCATTAATGGGTAGCAATCCTAAGGGAGGCCTTAAACTAGCCTTCAATGTGCTAAACTCTGCAAAGACAAGTGGAGCAGATATAATGATTCATCCTTGCTCTTTATGTCATCTTCAACTTGATACGTTACAGGACAAGGTGAAGAGCGAGTTCAAAGTAAGTTGGACTCTTCCAGCCATTTACGTGACCCAACTACTGGGTCTCTCCTTCGGACTTTCTCCCGAAGAATTAGGCATAGGTAACTACGCTAAGGAAATCCTTAAACAAAAAGGTGTTATTTGA
- a CDS encoding succinate dehydrogenase — METKKIEEILKSEGAKFKDWYDVRETPERRPFAKELEYEVPGLFNGKVHLRNNGDFYIFIVSKDVFNWKAKVKELKLKGEVVDAAGGLMWIYEENYDWLRDDIKFLKDYIKQLRESLQHQKH; from the coding sequence ATGGAAACTAAGAAGATTGAGGAAATCCTAAAGTCAGAGGGTGCAAAATTCAAGGATTGGTACGATGTAAGGGAAACTCCTGAGCGCCGTCCATTTGCAAAGGAGTTGGAGTATGAAGTTCCAGGTCTATTTAACGGGAAAGTTCATCTTAGAAATAATGGGGATTTTTACATCTTTATAGTTTCTAAGGACGTATTCAATTGGAAAGCCAAGGTTAAGGAATTGAAACTTAAGGGCGAAGTAGTTGATGCTGCAGGTGGATTGATGTGGATATATGAGGAAAATTACGACTGGTTGAGGGACGATATAAAATTTTTAAAAGACTATATAAAACAACTACGTGAGTCCCTTCAGCATCAGAAACATTGA
- a CDS encoding VWA domain-containing protein produces MSMSDGMLRGVDYEDPIVKFRGERILYTLKKVSGREMQLDPSFLVDTFYIHYLPLPLMSTKSDVPEDKGVMYSLLNSIVSSDLVIKNREYSIANSAVSVALTVSYMQHLIEELEKIKRTSQSQEERDAAEQILNGLMKNASSGQGREQRARDKNTQQNLEKLLKQAHEKAMSKAMEDANAVKNMQKIVGGNGAGTGSMLNFEGEIHEVLRLSRNTEIRKILEFLSGLPKLGSISKKKTTRYSRGELFGYEEGDDIERIVSSELALPDELFYLKLAEGQVLLYQKQVKESVGPIYLLLDKSGSMDGEKIIWAKAVALALYSRARRENRDFYLRFFDNIPYPLIKVMRNAKSKDIIKMIEYIGKIRGGGGTDISRSVISACEDIKEGHVKGVSEIILLTDGEDKIAETTVRRSLRDSNSTLVAVMIRGDNADLRRVADTYLATYKLDHDDLLRVVEA; encoded by the coding sequence ATATCCATGAGCGATGGAATGTTAAGAGGAGTAGATTATGAAGATCCGATAGTGAAGTTCAGAGGAGAAAGAATACTATACACACTAAAGAAGGTATCTGGACGTGAAATGCAACTAGACCCAAGCTTTCTTGTTGACACTTTCTACATTCATTATCTCCCATTACCGTTGATGTCAACCAAATCTGATGTACCAGAAGATAAAGGCGTTATGTACTCTTTGCTCAATTCTATAGTATCATCTGATCTTGTAATAAAGAACAGGGAATACTCCATTGCGAACTCAGCCGTAAGCGTAGCATTAACAGTTAGCTATATGCAACACCTGATTGAGGAACTAGAGAAAATAAAGAGAACTTCACAGTCGCAGGAGGAAAGAGATGCTGCCGAACAGATATTGAACGGCTTAATGAAAAACGCTTCGTCAGGGCAAGGAAGAGAACAGAGAGCCAGAGATAAGAATACCCAACAAAACTTGGAGAAACTGCTCAAACAAGCACATGAAAAGGCGATGTCAAAAGCAATGGAGGATGCTAACGCAGTAAAGAACATGCAGAAGATCGTTGGAGGAAACGGAGCAGGTACAGGAAGTATGCTTAACTTTGAGGGAGAAATACACGAGGTACTAAGGCTCTCTAGAAACACTGAAATAAGAAAAATCTTAGAATTCCTAAGCGGACTTCCAAAGTTAGGTTCCATATCTAAGAAGAAGACTACGAGATACTCTAGAGGAGAACTATTTGGATATGAAGAAGGTGATGATATAGAAAGAATAGTTTCCTCCGAGCTAGCCCTACCTGATGAATTGTTCTATCTTAAGCTAGCTGAAGGTCAAGTTCTGCTTTACCAAAAACAAGTAAAGGAAAGCGTTGGGCCTATTTACTTGTTGCTAGATAAAAGCGGTAGCATGGATGGTGAAAAGATAATATGGGCTAAGGCTGTTGCGCTAGCTCTATATAGCAGAGCAAGGAGAGAAAACCGTGACTTTTATCTCAGATTCTTTGATAACATACCATATCCTCTAATTAAGGTAATGAGAAATGCTAAGAGCAAAGATATAATCAAAATGATAGAGTATATAGGTAAAATAAGGGGAGGAGGAGGTACAGACATAAGCAGATCCGTAATTTCTGCCTGCGAAGATATAAAAGAAGGACATGTAAAAGGAGTCAGCGAAATAATCCTTCTAACTGATGGAGAAGACAAAATAGCAGAAACCACAGTTAGAAGATCTTTAAGGGATTCCAATTCTACTTTGGTTGCAGTAATGATAAGAGGAGATAACGCCGATTTAAGGAGAGTTGCTGACACATATTTAGCTACATATAAGTTGGATCATGATGATCTACTTCGTGTGGTAGAAGCGTAA
- a CDS encoding AAA family ATPase: MSEKDFLDLPKKFMESLMIPFVGREEEAKVLTLALLTKEHVILIGEPGTAKSALARRAAELMNAKFFMYLLTKYTEPAELFGALDINSLKEGIYRRITKDRLPESEVAFLDEIFNANSAILNALLSLLNERVIYDGYNVIKVPLRTLISASNRIPDEPELDALYDRLLLRHYAKPIGEDMWRQLIDSAWEIEFTSKWAVKEPVMSVEHLDKLYSYLSQVDLSGVKSKLLKIYAMLEEKGIHLTDRRKGKVLKVVSAHSILNGRLKANEEDLIVLKYIAPRELDDFEKVSALLSEELKTPIKYMKELNEIYNNIKEAAKYVDAATETDPRLVELIRTLKATRDRIVQLGKESGDEKVESFSKEVLDEIDRLMERVARKLGIYP, encoded by the coding sequence ATGAGCGAGAAAGATTTCCTAGATTTGCCTAAAAAGTTTATGGAATCCTTGATGATACCTTTCGTTGGTAGAGAGGAGGAGGCAAAAGTATTGACCTTGGCTTTACTAACCAAAGAACACGTCATCTTAATAGGCGAACCCGGAACAGCCAAATCCGCTTTAGCTAGAAGAGCAGCTGAGTTGATGAACGCTAAATTCTTCATGTACCTCCTCACTAAATACACAGAACCTGCAGAGTTGTTTGGCGCTCTGGACATAAATTCCTTGAAGGAGGGAATTTATAGAAGAATAACCAAGGATAGGTTGCCAGAAAGCGAAGTAGCTTTCCTTGACGAGATATTCAATGCTAACTCCGCAATTCTGAACGCTTTACTCTCACTATTAAACGAGAGAGTAATATATGATGGCTATAACGTAATTAAAGTTCCTCTGAGAACTTTAATAAGTGCTAGCAACAGGATTCCCGACGAGCCCGAGCTCGACGCTTTATATGATAGGCTTCTGTTAAGACATTATGCAAAACCAATAGGTGAAGACATGTGGAGACAGCTCATTGACTCGGCATGGGAAATAGAGTTCACAAGTAAGTGGGCAGTAAAGGAGCCAGTCATGTCTGTAGAGCATTTGGATAAGCTTTATTCTTACTTGTCTCAAGTAGATTTGTCGGGAGTAAAAAGTAAATTACTTAAAATTTACGCAATGTTAGAAGAAAAGGGAATACATCTAACAGATAGAAGAAAAGGAAAAGTTCTAAAGGTGGTATCAGCACATTCCATATTGAATGGAAGACTTAAGGCTAATGAAGAGGACCTAATTGTACTTAAATATATTGCTCCCAGAGAACTAGATGACTTCGAGAAAGTTTCGGCTCTACTCTCAGAAGAATTGAAGACACCTATAAAGTACATGAAAGAACTTAACGAAATCTACAATAACATCAAGGAAGCTGCTAAGTACGTTGATGCAGCCACCGAAACTGACCCTAGGTTAGTAGAACTTATCAGAACCTTAAAGGCCACAAGAGACAGGATAGTCCAGTTAGGGAAAGAGAGCGGAGATGAAAAAGTGGAATCCTTCTCAAAGGAAGTATTAGACGAAATAGATAGACTCATGGAAAGGGTAGCCAGGAAGCTGGGGATATATCCATGA
- a CDS encoding winged helix DNA-binding protein, translating into MLKTLLIIIFIMIFMLTFNVNSSTLILYYNGTVISHVVDQKCESLVGNNISDLVVYGSKYNISNNKIYFYNITNITIKYETHFQPGVVDVKEPYVMNITVIIPDNFTLNYVDPSPSSFQVVGKNYYIQFNSSNITLLYSSIISTKSKENSLSLFYILIFIIITVNILFGYLIYKERKVIRIKKNQDISTEIESGTEVELPEDPHLNDRDIMVLEAIKKGNITLSDIVKYTKLPKTTTYRRIKKLISLGYIKEVKKDGRIFYIIDDKK; encoded by the coding sequence ATGTTGAAGACGCTGTTAATCATTATCTTCATCATGATTTTTATGTTGACCTTTAATGTTAACTCTTCTACTTTAATTCTATATTATAACGGTACTGTTATATCTCACGTAGTTGACCAGAAGTGTGAAAGTCTTGTTGGCAATAATATTTCTGATCTTGTAGTTTACGGCTCTAAGTATAATATTTCAAATAATAAAATTTACTTCTATAACATAACTAATATTACAATTAAATATGAAACTCATTTCCAGCCTGGCGTAGTAGACGTGAAAGAACCTTACGTCATGAATATTACAGTAATAATTCCAGACAACTTTACATTAAATTACGTAGATCCTTCTCCATCATCTTTTCAGGTAGTGGGGAAAAACTATTATATACAATTTAATTCATCTAATATTACTTTATTGTATTCTTCTATTATCTCTACTAAATCTAAAGAAAATAGCTTAAGTTTATTTTATATATTAATTTTTATTATAATTACAGTTAATATACTATTCGGATATTTAATATATAAAGAAAGAAAAGTGATTAGAATAAAGAAAAATCAAGATATTTCGACAGAAATAGAGAGCGGAACGGAAGTGGAACTCCCTGAGGACCCTCACTTAAACGATAGGGATATTATGGTTCTAGAGGCAATAAAGAAAGGCAATATAACTTTATCAGATATTGTAAAATATACTAAATTGCCTAAAACAACAACGTACAGGAGAATTAAGAAGTTAATTTCCCTAGGTTACATAAAGGAAGTAAAGAAAGACGGAAGAATATTTTATATAATTGATGATAAAAAATAA
- a CDS encoding single-stranded DNA-binding protein (in Sulfolobus solfataricus this protein plays a role in promoter opening and RNA polymerase recruitment under specific conditions): MVEKIGNLKPGMESISIVVRVLQVSEPKDIQTKNGPRTISEVMVGDETGRAKLTIWGKQEEPLKEGSVVKIDNVWTTAFRGQVQLNAGSKSTFSESDEEIPEESEIPETIPEAPQDYAPPRRNFNRGGGRRFGGYRQGGYNNYGGRRRNEGEEE; encoded by the coding sequence ATGGTAGAAAAAATAGGTAATTTAAAACCTGGAATGGAAAGTATTTCTATAGTTGTAAGGGTTCTTCAGGTTTCTGAACCCAAGGATATACAAACCAAGAATGGTCCCAGAACAATAAGCGAAGTAATGGTAGGAGATGAAACTGGTAGGGCAAAGCTTACAATCTGGGGTAAGCAGGAAGAGCCTCTGAAGGAGGGTTCGGTGGTTAAAATAGACAATGTATGGACTACAGCGTTTAGAGGACAAGTTCAGCTTAACGCTGGAAGTAAATCGACATTTTCTGAGTCTGACGAAGAAATACCGGAGGAGTCGGAAATACCTGAAACAATACCAGAAGCACCTCAGGACTACGCGCCTCCTAGACGCAACTTTAACAGGGGAGGAGGCCGAAGATTTGGAGGTTATAGACAAGGAGGTTACAATAACTACGGCGGAAGAAGAAGGAACGAAGGGGAAGAGGAGTAA
- a CDS encoding PqqD family protein, whose protein sequence is MDFNEVKEKKPTKKGEFLDMAEDGQNFMIKLGDDKVFEVHPIAYYVWSLCDGSTSVENIVNKIEEELKKESEDEGKENEISKDQLIEPVVTILNELEKASLIIF, encoded by the coding sequence ATGGATTTTAATGAAGTAAAAGAAAAGAAGCCAACTAAGAAGGGCGAATTTTTAGACATGGCCGAAGACGGTCAAAACTTCATGATAAAACTGGGAGATGACAAGGTATTCGAAGTTCATCCTATAGCTTACTATGTATGGTCTTTATGTGATGGTTCTACAAGCGTTGAAAATATTGTAAATAAGATAGAAGAAGAATTAAAGAAGGAATCCGAAGATGAGGGTAAAGAGAACGAGATAAGTAAAGATCAGTTAATTGAACCCGTAGTAACTATATTAAATGAGTTGGAGAAAGCCTCTTTAATTATATTTTAA
- a CDS encoding molybdopterin-binding protein yields the protein MRSILKDSSLISSEEAIEKFKLVPKPRMKEKEIPLDEALGRVISRDIYSPIDLPSFSRSTVDGYAVKSSCTPSSFTLKGKINIGENSKISIDTCEEAVEVDTGAMIPEGADAVVKVEDVEVIEGKIIVKNKVSFGLNVGWIGSDLPAGIKAIRKGTLVSPEVIGLLSAMGKTKVYVFAKPKVTVISTGDELVPPGEELTLGKVYESNMFYLKAALSEDGFEVLNLEQVKDDYEAIKNAISSAVETSDLVITTGGTSAGERDYVYRVINELGQMIFHGIKFKPGKPTFLGLIRGVPVVGLPGNMVSSIMVYRKVVRPASRLLFNAQIKENSTLEAISLIDVKADSKRFTYVPVLLLRKGNEYFALPLKFDSYMIGTFSMAHGYIGLTEGSYVKEGEKIKVEVTSFHDDPVIIGEEDPLLTNLDASVYPLGSYPAIKMLEHNVGDLLVISSLYKKPSHFDLEIKRDLVTNGNGSCVGYDDWVSLSKLVNNPSIKLKYRSLAPRFIGKAKVISNDAFIKGEKIGEEKIYFVALTDKGIDLVKVIKNKIEN from the coding sequence ATGAGGTCTATTTTAAAGGATTCTTCCCTAATAAGTAGTGAGGAAGCAATAGAGAAATTTAAGCTAGTTCCTAAGCCGAGAATGAAGGAAAAAGAAATACCCTTAGATGAAGCCTTAGGAAGGGTTATATCCAGAGATATCTATTCTCCGATCGACTTACCTTCCTTCTCCAGATCTACCGTTGACGGATATGCAGTAAAGAGTTCATGTACCCCTTCCTCATTTACCTTGAAAGGCAAGATAAACATAGGTGAGAATTCTAAAATCAGTATCGACACTTGTGAAGAGGCAGTGGAAGTTGATACTGGAGCTATGATACCTGAAGGTGCAGACGCAGTAGTTAAAGTAGAGGACGTAGAGGTAATTGAAGGTAAGATAATAGTAAAAAATAAGGTAAGTTTTGGGCTAAACGTAGGGTGGATAGGCAGCGATCTTCCTGCTGGAATTAAAGCAATCCGAAAGGGAACCTTGGTATCACCTGAAGTGATAGGTCTCCTTTCTGCAATGGGTAAAACTAAGGTTTACGTTTTCGCGAAGCCAAAGGTTACAGTGATCAGTACGGGGGACGAGTTGGTTCCACCGGGAGAAGAACTAACTCTAGGAAAAGTTTACGAGTCAAATATGTTCTATCTTAAGGCCGCGTTGAGCGAAGACGGTTTTGAGGTACTCAATCTGGAACAAGTTAAGGACGATTATGAAGCTATTAAAAACGCTATATCCAGTGCAGTGGAAACATCTGATCTGGTGATCACAACTGGAGGTACAAGTGCGGGGGAGAGGGATTACGTCTACAGAGTTATCAATGAATTAGGTCAAATGATATTTCATGGCATTAAGTTCAAGCCTGGTAAACCAACATTCCTCGGGTTAATACGCGGAGTTCCTGTTGTAGGCCTTCCAGGAAATATGGTGTCTTCAATAATGGTTTATCGTAAGGTAGTTAGACCTGCGTCACGGCTTCTATTTAATGCTCAGATTAAGGAGAACTCGACGTTAGAAGCTATATCGCTAATTGACGTAAAGGCTGACAGCAAAAGGTTCACTTACGTACCTGTTTTATTGTTGAGGAAAGGAAATGAATATTTCGCCTTACCTTTAAAGTTCGACAGTTACATGATCGGCACTTTTTCCATGGCACATGGTTACATAGGTTTAACAGAAGGCTCTTACGTTAAGGAGGGCGAAAAGATCAAGGTAGAAGTAACTAGCTTTCATGACGATCCTGTGATTATAGGTGAAGAGGATCCGCTCTTAACCAATCTTGACGCTTCAGTTTATCCTTTAGGAAGCTATCCAGCAATTAAGATGTTGGAGCATAATGTGGGTGACCTCCTCGTAATTAGTTCGCTTTATAAAAAGCCTTCACATTTCGATCTAGAAATAAAAAGAGACTTGGTGACTAACGGAAATGGGAGTTGTGTAGGTTATGATGATTGGGTCTCGCTTTCTAAGCTAGTTAATAACCCTTCTATAAAGTTGAAATATAGATCTCTGGCACCTCGTTTTATAGGAAAAGCAAAGGTGATATCTAATGACGCGTTCATCAAAGGAGAAAAAATAGGCGAGGAAAAGATTTACTTTGTAGCGCTAACCGATAAAGGAATAGACTTAGTTAAAGTTATAAAGAATAAAATAGAAAATTAA
- a CDS encoding homoserine kinase, with the protein MVCKRSIAYSSSANLGSGFDILSVAHDAFYDEVEACTSEGGLRVVMTDNSNIPEDPTKNSAGFSVLSLMKDYGIKEGIILKVKKGIPAGLGLGSSGASAAAAVAAVNSLFSLGLSKDSMVKYSMLGEGAIAGSPHPDNVAASIFGGFVAVLGERTVNLNVNYDFKFILFIPSIEAKDKTKKARELVPKTVDMSSYVKNMRFGFSLMLGLERGDRKLISNGLNDEIVEKARLPMFPFYPELKKISLSHNAIGACVSGAGPSILVLVDHESEIKAIEEEGKKLIASFGYSAQVKEAKIAGGVKVE; encoded by the coding sequence GTGGTATGTAAAAGATCTATAGCATACTCAAGCTCGGCTAACTTAGGGTCAGGTTTCGACATACTTTCCGTGGCTCATGATGCTTTCTATGACGAAGTTGAAGCATGCACGTCAGAGGGTGGATTAAGGGTTGTAATGACAGATAATAGTAACATACCCGAAGATCCCACTAAGAATTCAGCGGGATTTTCAGTTTTGTCACTAATGAAGGATTATGGGATAAAGGAAGGGATTATCCTGAAAGTAAAGAAGGGAATACCTGCAGGTTTAGGTTTAGGTAGCAGCGGTGCATCTGCTGCAGCAGCAGTAGCAGCAGTTAATTCTTTGTTCTCTCTAGGTCTAAGCAAGGATTCCATGGTTAAGTATTCCATGTTAGGCGAGGGAGCAATAGCGGGATCTCCTCATCCAGATAATGTCGCGGCAAGCATTTTCGGTGGTTTCGTTGCAGTCCTCGGAGAGAGGACAGTTAACCTCAACGTGAATTATGACTTCAAGTTCATACTTTTCATACCTTCAATTGAAGCTAAGGATAAGACAAAAAAAGCAAGAGAGTTAGTTCCGAAAACTGTAGATATGTCAAGTTATGTTAAAAATATGAGATTCGGATTCTCTCTTATGCTTGGACTTGAACGCGGAGACAGGAAACTCATTTCAAATGGACTAAATGACGAAATAGTGGAGAAAGCTAGGTTACCTATGTTTCCTTTCTATCCTGAGCTAAAGAAGATCTCCCTTTCACATAATGCCATAGGGGCATGTGTAAGCGGAGCAGGTCCTTCGATATTAGTTTTAGTTGACCATGAATCTGAGATAAAGGCTATAGAAGAAGAAGGCAAAAAATTGATAGCGTCATTTGGATATTCAGCTCAGGTAAAAGAAGCTAAAATTGCAGGTGGTGTGAAGGTTGAATGA
- a CDS encoding aminotransferase class I/II-fold pyridoxal phosphate-dependent enzyme: protein MNESTKSVNESVDKETGAITTPIYQTVAFEFPEGEKYRYSREANPTICELSRKIAQLENAEMGVSFSSGMGAISTTLFHYVSPGKVVVIHKDMFGRSFRFFNDFLRGWGVKIEVSPVGSSSLIELIESLKRVDVVFLESITNPLLRVLDVEEISKVAKEKGGSIIVDNTFATPINMKPIDLNADVVVESASKFIAGHNDVIVGLAAGPKEVMTKVDLIRRTMGTSLDPHTAYLTIRGMKTLKIRMDVINRNAMTIAEFLEDHPRVSKVYYPGLKSHQDFNIASRILKGFGGVVSFDVKGTADDAIKVMKSLNVIVAAQTLGGVNSVISHPPSMSHRTLSPEERKAVGISESLLRLSVGIEDANDLIEDLDKALKGLS, encoded by the coding sequence TTGAATGAGTCTACAAAATCTGTAAACGAAAGCGTAGACAAAGAAACTGGTGCAATAACAACTCCTATTTACCAGACTGTTGCTTTTGAGTTTCCAGAGGGCGAAAAATATAGATATTCACGTGAAGCTAATCCGACTATCTGTGAGTTATCTAGGAAAATAGCCCAACTGGAAAATGCAGAAATGGGGGTTTCCTTCTCCTCTGGAATGGGCGCAATTTCAACTACGCTATTTCATTATGTATCTCCTGGTAAAGTGGTAGTAATACACAAGGACATGTTCGGCAGGTCCTTTAGGTTTTTCAATGATTTCCTACGTGGCTGGGGAGTCAAGATCGAAGTATCTCCAGTAGGTTCATCTTCCTTAATAGAGTTAATAGAGTCGCTTAAGAGAGTCGATGTTGTCTTCCTAGAGAGCATTACGAACCCTCTCTTGAGAGTCCTTGACGTAGAAGAGATCTCAAAGGTAGCCAAGGAGAAAGGAGGATCTATAATAGTAGACAACACTTTTGCAACTCCCATCAATATGAAGCCTATTGATCTAAATGCTGACGTAGTCGTAGAGAGTGCTTCAAAGTTCATAGCTGGTCATAATGACGTAATAGTAGGGTTAGCTGCAGGCCCAAAGGAAGTGATGACAAAGGTGGATCTAATAAGGCGAACTATGGGTACATCCCTAGATCCTCATACTGCTTATTTAACAATAAGGGGCATGAAGACCTTAAAGATCAGAATGGACGTTATAAACCGTAACGCGATGACCATAGCTGAATTCCTAGAGGACCATCCGCGCGTATCTAAGGTATACTACCCCGGACTTAAGTCACATCAAGACTTTAACATTGCATCACGTATTTTGAAGGGATTCGGAGGAGTAGTCAGCTTTGATGTGAAAGGGACTGCAGATGACGCAATCAAAGTAATGAAGTCTCTTAACGTCATAGTGGCAGCTCAAACGTTGGGAGGAGTAAATTCAGTAATCTCGCATCCCCCCTCTATGAGTCACCGTACGCTATCTCCGGAGGAGAGAAAAGCCGTAGGAATCAGTGAATCTCTACTTAGGCTTTCTGTAGGAATAGAAGATGCGAACGATCTAATAGAAGATTTAGATAAAGCACTTAAAGGGCTGTCCTAA